One region of Chanodichthys erythropterus isolate Z2021 chromosome 24, ASM2448905v1, whole genome shotgun sequence genomic DNA includes:
- the c2cd4a gene encoding C2 calcium-dependent domain-containing protein 4A — MWVVDKIRVSVERTNLPIPITEYSFKIGDIMFGDKSSIDKAKRVLLCPNIITPDTIPEFCIPPKISSPVEGKSIEQGRPTPCIRVSPCEKESPKREANNRELPNNHIIQVESVDDGPYDNGCSDEETTNADPQSQAALSLPHLAKAQTCYGFCTLLESPHTRRKESLFHNDPNSSGIPLVLPRSRSSTCSKSSMPSSPILPSSISPSSFSLNTLTSRLSPKGFTLHRQGTLDSDTTSSAESSPFSSPLLNRCPPKSSLLKALNHEKILYRNLRKAAMSRNNSLSTDEGSSTDNSPNIMRRASDGLVEPLQCGFGLAPPAIFPMDLVLHRERVMKENLVPVGRDGTLRLSAEYCPENQRLRVRLISAEGLYALSVDPKSINCSVSLSLMPGKIQKQRSTVIRKSRNPIFNEDFFFDGISEDDLCQRSLRFKVVNKMSTMKRDYILGNCDLPLSSIVTL; from the coding sequence ATGTGGGTGGTAGATAAGATCAGAGTGTCCGTCGAAAGGACCAACCTGCCAATTCCCATAACGGAATACAGCTTCAAAATCGGAGACATCATGTTTGGAGACAAGTCATCCATTGACAAAGCCAAGAGAGTCTTGCTGTGTCCAAACATCATTACCCCAGACACCATCCCAGAGTTCTGCATTCCCCCCAAGATATCAAGCCCAGTGGAGGGCAAGAGTATTGAGCAGGGGAGGCCGACTCCATGTATCCGAGTGTCTCCATGTGAGAAAGAAAGTCCAAAGAGAGAGGCCAATAACCGAGAGCTACCCAATAACCATATCATCCAGGTGGAGAGTGTTGACGATGGGCCATATGACAATGGCTGTAGTGATGAGGAAACCACCAATGCTGATCCTCAAAGCCAGGCTGCGCTTTCCCTGCCCCACTTGGCTAAAGCTCAAACCTGCTATGGCTTTTGCACCTTGCTGGAAAGTCCCCACACCAGGAGAAAGGAGTCCCTCTTCCACAACGACCCTAACTCAAGTGGAATCCCCTTGGTTCTTCCCCGGAGTAGGTCAAGCACTTGCTCCAAATCTTCCATGCCATCATCCCCCATCTTgccatcttcaatctccccttctTCCTTTAGCCTGAACACTCTTACTTCCAGACTTTCTCCAAAAGGCTTCACCCTGCACCGACAGGGAACTCTGGATAGCGATACTACCTCCTCGGCAGAATCTTCCCCCTTCAGTTCTCCTCTATTGAACAGATGCCCACCAAAATCTTCTCTCCTCAAAGCACTTAACCATGAGAAAATCCTCTACCGCAACCTCCGCAAGGCTGCCATGTCCAGAAACAATTCCTTATCGACGGATGAGGGCAGTTCCACGGACAACAGCCCCAACATCATGAGGAGAGCATCCGACGGCCTTGTAGAACCTCTCCAGTGTGGTTTCGGCTTGGCGCCTCCGGCTATCTTCCCCATGGACTTGGTTCTGCACCGGGAGAGGGTGATGAAAGAGAATTTGGTGCCTGTAGGAAGGGACGGGACCTTGCGGCTGTCAGCAGAGTACTGCCCTGAAAACCAGAGACTTCGTGTCCGCCTCATTAGTGCTGAAGGCCTGTATGCTCTATCAGTGGACCCTAAAAGCATTAATTGCAGTGTTAGCCTCTCTCTCATGCCTGGAAAAATCCAGAAACAGCGCAGCACGGTCATCAGGAAGAGCCGCAATCCAATCTTTAATGAGGACTTTTTCTTTGATGGTATATCGGAAGATGATCTCTGCCAGAGGTCGCTTCGATTCAAAGTCGTAAACAAGATGTCCACAATGAAAAGAGACTATATTCTGGGCAACTGTGATCTTCCTCTCTCAAGCATTGTCACATTATAA